TTTCTTAATGCAATTGCTTTGTATATAAATTCTGAGTGACTAATTTTCTATATTAAATCGAATAACACAATGCCTTTcctttcatattttccttttatatttggttgtgcctttttttttgtaaccatgagtcttctaatttctttgagaaatattttggaTTGCTTTATTTCCCTTACCTCAACTAGGTTACCTTTTTTCCCAGTCAATACTTATTTTTTGATAGGTGGATACTGCCTCAAACATGCTGCAAATTTCCTTGCTAATTGACTTGACATTTTATATATACAGCTAAGTGACTGTGTAAGATGGGGAGGACGTATCCttagaaatactgaaaatcTGACTGGACTTGGTCCTTGACTGTGTGTGAGCAAGAAGggtggactgggtgatctctaGAGGAGCCTGCCTGCCATCCTCAGCTGTTAGCAATTTTGTGAAGGACATTTAAGTTTTTAATTACATAAAATGTAATGTTACAGTATTGCTTCCTGCAAGACAGACCCCTAGTGCTGAGAGGCACAGCTGTCTTAAGAGTTCAGTGCCATGAGTTCACCCACCTAGGTATGAATTTACTATTTAGATtagattccttttttttcccttttttttttaaccctgcAATACTGATTGTACATGGTTTTCTACCTCTGTCTGGTTTTCAAGTAACATGCTAGGGAATTGCTTCAGTTAACAATGTGgatgggttggtttttttttgtctagtAGTTAAGTTTCCAAATCTCTTAataacaacttaaaaaaattaagtacgCTCATCAAGTTATGCAAGCCATTGTGTGTTCAAAAATAGTTTGGACTATTGCCTTGGTTAGGAGTTTACAAATTACTTTAACTAAGCATAAATTTAGTAGCAGCAGGATAGATGTTTTTACCTTCTTTAACTCTTGCTGCTGGATTTGATATTTATTGCCCCTTTACGGAAGAGGTGTTCAAGTGTAATATAACCAAACCAAATTTGGGATGGTGGTAACTACTGACTACAATTCCAGATTAATCCCTGCTATTATTTTCTTATGAGGAGTTGCACTCACAGCTGCACATACAAAATATTGTACTATTAGTATGTAATTTATAGTAGCAATAAATGCCTTTACCTATGTGTGGCAGGACATTCAGCTTAGCCAGTTAATGAACGAACAGACCAATTTTTAACTTGTGGAAGaaaatgtagcttttttttaaatcttctagtgtttttttttcaggtttacaGTTCTAATCTTAATTACCTTTTATATAAACAATGTAAAATGCTGTTTATGAACATGTTCctttaatacttatttttttctgtcacaggCTGAGCTAATTTGTATCATTTAGATCTATTTATATATACTTAGTTTATATAAATGAGAACATAAATATATCAGTGAAGAATTACTGCATCTCTGGTAAATGTTTCTCTCTAATCAAATACCACTGCAGTCCTAGTGAACTGTCCTTTCTTTTTCGTGAGTAGTTGTTGTAGATGagaatcttttattttattttattttttattattccaATGCATTCTTTCTTACAGCTCTCCGTGAAGGTTCCAGTCCATTGGTTCAAGTTTCTTCTGGTTTATTAGATGACCCTTTGTTAGAAAATACTGAAACTGAAGAACTCGCATGCCGAAGTGTATCAAACCGAACCTCTGAAGCAAACACATCTCCATTTTGTCTGTTCTCCTTTGGTCTGGAAGGCAACCGAATCTCAAGGAACTTTATGAATTCTTACGGACATTCTGAGGACCTTGCAGAATACATGTCTGGAAGACATAATGATTTGAATGGTCAAAATGGAATTGCTTTTGTAAATATTGACTCTTATGAGCCAGATAGCAGTGATGGAGAAGAAGCAtgtgcatttcagaaaacactagATGATGTGGTTTCACAGGTAGTAAAAGAATCTGTGCCTGATTCTGGCATGCTGTCCTCATTATCAGCTCTCAACCAATGTGTTTCCAGAGAATGTTGTGAAGAAGCAGGATTAATGCCTTTAGTGAGATGTTTTGGCACAGATTCAGACTTGGCATGTCCAAACAACAGGCCATTTAAATCTTCTGCTGAAGATGAGGGTATACCAAAAAGTAACTGGGGTGGCACCAATCATGAAACACAGCAGATACAAAATATAGTGGATGTTGAAATCAGAACCCCAATAGCAATTGCTAATATATTAAATATCAATGATAGAAAGACTGAACAAGGAAATTCATCAGAGCTAGTAGTGAGACCTAAAATAAGAATGGACAGTACTGAAAACCACTTGGAGAGAGGGAGTCTTCTCCCTTATGACGATGAAGAGGAAAGTGGTTCCTGGAGGAGAACTGAAATTGCTGAAGCCCAAAATGGCTGTGCTGAGTATGCCTGGAGAAACAGCAAACAAGAGCTGAGTTCTGGTGTGTTTTTTGAGTCAAGACAGTGTGAAGGTCACCAAAATAATATAGAAATAGACCTAAGGAAAAATTCAGCAGCTCAAGAACTAATAAATATTCAAGACAATGACAGTTCTTGGGATGAGTTTGAGGACTGCAGCGGACACTTCTCAATGTCCCACAAAGATGAAGACAGGTAAAAACTTTGTTTTTATGTGTATATTAGTAttgaattatttgttttgtgtgaaTCTGAATAATTTGTTAGCAGATGGGACAAAAAATCTCAAGCAATTTCAGAATATGATCAGATAACAAGATGCtaacttttcctttcagttctcTGTCACCCTTCTGGTTTAAGTTATTGTTTGTGGATAAACTTTAAAGAGAACCAATTTGGCTAACATAGAATATAATTGTCAACTGTGGTGGAAAACATTCCTGAATTGTAAAATAGAGAACTAAAATGAGATATTTGAATATTTGGGCTAGTCTTACAATGTGCTtagacattaaaaacaaaccaaccaaccaccaccaccaccaccccccccccgccccggaaacaaacaaacaaaacaaaaacgaaaaaacaaagcacacaaacaaaaccaaaaaacacccaaacaaaagGTTCTAAAATGGCAGTTTTCAGCTTTAGTTGGTGCAACTTAAATTGCATTAGACTGTGTGTCAGAATTTAACAGATATGATTTCTGGTGTAAagtaatactttaaaataacccaaagttaattaatattttcatatcCATCACTTTCCCTAATTGTGTAAATTGTGAtggaagaatattttcctgcttcaaaataaaatgcttccATATCTTCCATGCTTTGATGCACAGCCATTCTGGGTTTAGCAGATTGAAAACTGAGCTGCAGGTGTTGTGGATTGCTGTGTAAGATGTACCCTGAGCGTGTTTGCTGTTCACATATTATTAGTTTTCTATAACTTTTTGAAGTGACACCACTAGCTGACTGTACTTCGAATTTTGGTAGGTGTCAACTCTCACCATTAGTATTGAGAGAACTTTGTAAGTGGTATTACCAATGGTAGCAGTAGGTAAGTTCATCCTTGAGATTCTGGTAAAGTCACTACTATTTTTAAGCTGCCCACAACTTGTTATTTACTGCCCTTTTCTGTGTGATGGCTGAGCTAATTCTGTTTGAAAAGCTCCCTGTCATTCATTTGGGAAAATGAATGACATAGTTTAAACTAAGTCACCCGTTGTATCTTTGTATGATTAAAAAAAGGACTGCTGTATAGGGTTTAGAGGTTATGAgaactttgttttgttctagGGAAGGCCAACATTGCTTATCATTTCTTAAATGAGTATTAGTGTTCTCAGTGTCACTGCTGGTGTTCTCTCTTTGTGTGCTTGGAGAAAAATGTGTGTAGTGAGTCTGGGTTTATATTCCTGAGTTGTTTCATGTACTCTGCAAATGTGGAGTGGGAAGAGCTAAACATTTTTGCAAAGTGGGATAGGCAGAATTatttcttgggatttttttaaatcagctcTTTATGTATATTTCCCTTGTAATAAATTATAAATAGACTATTTTTTCTAGGAGAAATTCATTTTGTACTATATTGAGAGCAATGTTCATAGAAATGCGGGAAATCGCAGAATATTTGTTCTCTTTCCTCTGAAGCAGTGTTTAAATTAATACCTTGTTGCCTTGTTTAAATTGCAGCTCAGATTGCAGTGATGGAGAATGGTCTGCAGCTGTGCTTACCTATTTTACTGCTACTGAGAGAGGCCAGTCCTCAAGTGATGAGAGCTGGGAGACTGTCCCAAGCAAAGAGGAATGTAGGCTGGaagtgcagagcagcagcagtggtgtAGAAGAGAAGAACACAGACTTCTGTTACCAAGGACGgtagggttttgttttattagcCAAGTTCCTGTAAATTCTGACAATCAGCAGTAGCACTTTATCCGTGTGACACTACACAGAATAACAAATTCTAAAAGTTACTATGCTAGCAGTAATCAACTTGCCTTAATCAAAATAATCTGAGTAGTTGTATTtcaaatcaggaaaaaaaatatgtcatgCAAACAATTCTATGAATGACACAGAAATAATGGGAGAGCATTGACTTGTAGTGTCAATAGGGATAATAGGCTGGTTATACTGACTTTAAAAAGCTGGAGTAGTCAACTTAATTGTAAAGACATGTATGTTACATGCATATCATCTGATACTGCTTAGTACTCCTTGCAAagcagttgtttttctttgttttattgcttCTCATTCTACTGTTGCTCTTTATTCTGCAGCCCTATCAGTGATTAAACTTGAACTACTTGGTAGTtgagaattatttttccagtCATTCAGTACTTTACTTTATAAAATATATCTGCCTTTGTGGCAAAGCAGAATCTGTAGCTATAAATAGCTgagtaaagatttttttttttctgaaaaatctagTGTTGACCTTGTAGCCTTAGTTTAGGTCTTTATAAAGCAATAAGCCATGCCTAAGTGTTCTTTCAGCTTTTACTGTTAGGTTGACAGTACCTATTACCAAGCAGTCCAGGTTGCTATTGCTGCTTTTTTACTATCACTCTCTCTTGAGGTTTGGTGAATTAGTATGGCATTATGAAAACtcttctgtttcaaaacaacaacaatggAGATATGTACTCTTTAGCTTTCTTTCATGTGAACAGACTGCAAAGGTACCCATTTCTAATATGATTCCTGTTTATTTGCCCTTCGAAAAGGAAAGTGGGACTCACAGCCTCATGGCTCTAAACATCCAGGTGACTTGTGTTCCTCTAGGTAATGCAGTAATGAGAGGAGTCTTTCTTCTTATGCAATTAGCTTCTCTTGCAAATAGTATCTCTTAGCACTCAGGCCAGGCTTTCCCATTAAGGGTGTTCCAGGGTGTCAAGAGAGCCTTTCTTTTAGTGCCTTTAGAAACTTGTAGATGAATAAGAATCTTCAGTGCCAACTTTACTGGCCCTGTCAGGGGTAGTGCCTGTACcagagaaaatgcaaagcaaggtacTTACTGTACTGCTGGCCTTGAGCATTAGACAGATGATTCTGCAATAGAATCATGGGAGTCTGGAGCCGATACCACTGggagtttgttgggttttttgaagAGCAAGTGCTGCATTCCTAACCTGTGGCTGCAGTCTGGGAAACATGCAACTTTAGCCTGTGTAAGATGTGTTGCTTCCATGTGTTCATAAATTCTCTGATATCTTAAGTTttagcttttaatttatttatttgaagggAACAGACATTATTGGAGGAAGGAGAAATTCCTTGGTTACAGTACCGTGAAGAAGTAGAAAGTAGCAGTGATGAGGAAAATGATACAGTTAGTGATTTTGTGCATCTTGGGTTCTTCCTGTTGGATGGAAATAACAACCTTGAGGATGACTTCAGTGTGAGTGAAGACCTGGATGTGGAGTGGAGGTATGCCTTTGATAGCTTTCAACATTAATTTCAGAGGTTTAGTAGTTACTGTTGTGCTTTATATGAAAGATGTCAAAAATAGTCATGGTTATCAGTATGCACTTGCTTCAAAGTATGAGAATCTGAGTTTTAAGTCTTAAGGTACTTCAAGTGCTGTGTGTCTTCTAATGAGAGAAAAAGGATGTAGATTTGCCAAACTACACTGTGATCTGAGAAAATCCTAGTGCACTAAATATTCAAGGGATGGGTGTACTTTTCAATTAGTTTTTAAGATGGTAAGTATAGTGGAAGTATAACAGAAGTAAACCAATATGAATAACTGACATTCAAGTCTGCTATTTTATATTTGGTCTTTTCATCTTTTGCAACTGGCGTGGATATTAGtatctcaaagaaaaataaaatagggtTATATGTGCTTACCTAATATCGTAATTTTGAGTGCTTCACTGGTATTTTGTCCTTGTGAAGTTAAATTGTGAAACAGCTGCCAAGTGATGAACTGTGACACACAATATAATCAAAATTGGAATGCTCTTTGTGAAACAAGCTTAATAGTGTACATATGAAATTTATTGGCTGAACTTTTATGCCATTTTACTCTGGAGTGGTCAACAGTAAAAGCTCCCATTATGTTCTTATGAGGTCTGTGTTGTGTAGAGTGTACCACTGTACTGGGGGCAGGTGCAGGCAGGTGGGCTGCAGCAGGTGGGCAGCCTCTGAGAcaaggctggggctgccctgtgTGGGACACAGCTGGTTCCAGGCAGCTCCAGTGGACCCACTGCAGGGTGGTACCTTGGGGGAGGTGTTtcagaaagggtaaaaaatgcCACACAGCAGGGTGTGAGACAGGAGTGTGGAagatgtgagagaaacaaccctGCACACATCATGATGAAAGAAGGACAAGGAGTTGCTCTGCAGCTCATGGGAGGGATCCCACACTAGAGCAGGGGAAcagtgtgaggaggaagaatTGGCAGAGAGGAACTGCTGTAGACTGACCACAACTGCTGTTCCTTGTCCCTCTGCCCTTCTTGGGTTAGGGGGCATAGAGAAGTCAGGAAtgaaggagtgaagttgagcctgggaagaaagaGGAGCAAGGGGGAggtgttttagtttttgttgttttctcacCATCCAAATCCATTTTTGAGAATaaatttatagaatcatagaacagtctaggttggaagtgacctcaaaagatcatccaatTCAACCTTTCATTTAAATTAAGGTTCCCCCTTAGGCTGAACCTGTTTTGTCTGTGATGGTGATTGGTGAGTGATCTCCCGGTCTTTGTCTTGATCCATGACATTTTAGTCTTATTTATGTGACTGTCAAGTTGAGTTGGGGGTGTGGGAGAGCAACTTgcagccagccaaggtcaacaCAACATAAGCATCTCATGAGAGTATATTCACACAGTTGTTAACAGGTGATGTGCAGTAGTTTGATGTACCTAGCCCTCATGTTATAGAATcgtagagtcattttggttggaagagatcctcaggatAACAGAGTCCATTCGTAacttaacctaactctagcactaaaccgtgtccctaaaaacctcatctatatgccttttgaacacctccagggatacTGACtttaccacttccctgggcagcctgttccaatgcctgacaacccttatagtgaagaattttttcctaatatccaatctaaacctcccctggcacaacttgaggccatttcctcttgtcttatcacctactacttgggagaagaaaccaacaccctccatgctacaacctcccttcaggtagttgtagacagttaCAAGGTTCcgccctcagcctccttttctccaggctaaacagctccagttccctcaaACACTTGTCATTGGACTTGTGcaccagacccctcaccagcttcattgtccTCCTCTGCATTCTCTGTAGTacctcaatcccctcatccagaccattgataaagagattaaacagaactggccccaatactgagccctggggaacaccactcgtgaccagccaccaactgaaTTTGGCTGCGTTtcccacaactctttgggcccagcc
The Columba livia isolate bColLiv1 breed racing homer chromosome Z, bColLiv1.pat.W.v2, whole genome shotgun sequence genome window above contains:
- the PJA2 gene encoding E3 ubiquitin-protein ligase Praja-2 isoform X1 codes for the protein MGQESAKPAWLKPAGGYQSATGRRYGRRHAFVGFRPSLNSQDRDEHQHNEDSTRLEFENVQRESSLSLREGSSPLVQVSSGLLDDPLLENTETEELACRSVSNRTSEANTSPFCLFSFGLEGNRISRNFMNSYGHSEDLAEYMSGRHNDLNGQNGIAFVNIDSYEPDSSDGEEACAFQKTLDDVVSQVVKESVPDSGMLSSLSALNQCVSRECCEEAGLMPLVRCFGTDSDLACPNNRPFKSSAEDEGIPKSNWGGTNHETQQIQNIVDVEIRTPIAIANILNINDRKTEQGNSSELVVRPKIRMDSTENHLERGSLLPYDDEEESGSWRRTEIAEAQNGCAEYAWRNSKQELSSGVFFESRQCEGHQNNIEIDLRKNSAAQELINIQDNDSSWDEFEDCSGHFSMSHKDEDSSDCSDGEWSAAVLTYFTATERGQSSSDESWETVPSKEECRLEVQSSSSGVEEKNTDFCYQGREQTLLEEGEIPWLQYREEVESSSDEENDTVSDFVHLGFFLLDGNNNLEDDFSVSEDLDVEWSLLDEFGDGLGLAQAIPYMDPQFLTFTALERRLREAMETTLAHLESLGFDGEQTYPPATKETIDCLPQTIITDDYNGLEQCTICFCEYVKDEIITELPCHHWFHKSCVTRWLQESGTCPVCRHMLAPVLLEASAAAVSFLPGHDSLSSVHSATGASE
- the PJA2 gene encoding E3 ubiquitin-protein ligase Praja-2 isoform X2; translation: MGQESAKPAWLKPAGGYQSATGRRYGRRHAFVGFRPSLNSQDRDEHQHNEDSTRLEFENVQRESSLSLREGSSPLVQVSSGLLDDPLLENTETEELACRSVSNRTSEANTSPFCLFSFGLEGNRISRNFMNSYGHSEDLAEYMSGRHNDLNGQNGIAFVNIDSYEPDSSDGEEACAFQKTLDDVVSQVVKESVPDSGMLSSLSALNQCVSRECCEEAGLMPLVRCFGTDSDLACPNNRPFKSSAEDEGIPKSNWGGTNHETQQIQNIVDVEIRTPIAIANILNINDRKTEQGNSSELVVRPKIRMDSTENHLERGSLLPYDDEEESGSWRRTEIAEAQNGCAEYAWRNSKQELSSGVFFESRQCEGHQNNIEIDLRKNSAAQELINIQDNDSSWDEFEDCSGHFSMSHKDEDSSDCSDGEWSAAVLTYFTATERGQSSSDESWETVPSKEECRLEVQSSSSGVEEKNTDFCYQGRLLDEFGDGLGLAQAIPYMDPQFLTFTALERRLREAMETTLAHLESLGFDGEQTYPPATKETIDCLPQTIITDDYNGLEQCTICFCEYVKDEIITELPCHHWFHKSCVTRWLQESGTCPVCRHMLAPVLLEASAAAVSFLPGHDSLSSVHSATGASE